In Kineosporia sp. NBRC 101731, the DNA window CACCAGCATCGCCGAGGCCGTCGAGCAGCTGAAGCAGACCGAGGCAGGTCGCCAGGTCGCCGCCGTGGGTGTCGCCGCGGCCGGCTTCGTGAACGAGCACCGCACCGTCGTGCGCTTCGCGCCGAACATCGCCTGGCGCGAGCACCCGCTGGCCGAGTCCGTGGGCAAGCGGGTCGGGCTGCCGGTGATCGTCGAGAACGACGCCAACGCTGCGGCTTGGGCCGAGTACCGCTTCGGGGCGGGCCGCGGCTCCACCGACGTCGCGACCGTCACCGTCGGCACCGGGGTGGGCGGTGGCATCGTGCTCGACGGCCATCTGATCCGCGGCGCCTACGGCATCGCGGCCGAGATCGGCCACCTGCGGGTCGTGCCGAACGGGCGCGCCTGCGGTTGCGGCCAGACCGGCTGCTGGGAGCAGTACGCCTCCGGCCGGGCCCTGGCCCGCTCGGCGTTCGAGCTGGCCATCCGCGACCCGAAGGCCGCCGCACCGCTGATCGAGGCCGCCGGCGGAAAGATCGACGGGCTGGTCGGCAGCATGATCACCGAGGTCGCCCTGGCCGGTGAC includes these proteins:
- a CDS encoding ROK family glucokinase; protein product: MELTIGVDVGGTKIAAGVVDADGRILERLRVPTPEGVDAIDTSIAEAVEQLKQTEAGRQVAAVGVAAAGFVNEHRTVVRFAPNIAWREHPLAESVGKRVGLPVIVENDANAAAWAEYRFGAGRGSTDVATVTVGTGVGGGIVLDGHLIRGAYGIAAEIGHLRVVPNGRACGCGQTGCWEQYASGRALARSAFELAIRDPKAAAPLIEAAGGKIDGLVGSMITEVALAGDPAAIGLFSELGRWLGEGIAALANVLDPAVVVIGGGVAEVGDLLLEPARKAYALHLSGGANRPHLQIRPAQMGNEAGIIGAADLARSR